A DNA window from Ipomoea triloba cultivar NCNSP0323 chromosome 10, ASM357664v1 contains the following coding sequences:
- the LOC116032884 gene encoding ABC transporter G family member 17-like, with protein sequence MARFKKGADNRNLENIMDTDKAAKIIGKNNNNNNVGAKQRSRKLIPGQGLEFNNLSYSVMKKQKKDGVWINKEAYLLHDISGQAIRGEVMAIMGPSGAGKSTFLDALAGRIARGSLEGTVRINGKPVTTSYMKMISSYVMQDDQLFAMLTVFETFMFAAEVRLPPSIPRDEKKKRVNELLDQLGLTSCAHTYIGDEGRRGVSGGERRRVSIGIDIIHKPSLLFLDEPTSGLDSTSAYSVVEKVKDIAKSGSIVLMTIHQPSFRIQVLLDQITVLARGRLVYSGSPNDLSGFLSGFGRPVPDGENGLEYLLDVIKEYDESTVGLDPLVQYQFDGVKPNQFSMNTVPKTPKTIKTPRNHPKSPWIKPMSFISSQFSIGNSAADYGHEEDDDDDDFTNSLERKTAHTPMQSGVYNPRLASHFYKDFSVWVYNGVKGTPRRQPTWTPARTPGVSGYRTPGISGVRPNFSPEPPSFSSYAPSSFEIEEILDEPENREKFANPWIREVAVLCWRTTLNVIRTPELFLSREIVLTVMALVLSSLFKNLHHFNFLTINRLLNFYIFTICLVFFSSNDAVPTFIQERFIFIRETSHNSYRASSYVISSLLVYLPFFAIQGFTFAVITKFILHLNSSLVNFWLILYASLITTNAYVMLVSSMVPSYITGYAIVIATTALFFLTCGFFLKRTQIPSVWIWLHYISAIKYPFEALLINEFRVSKRCYTGEISELSPGPLGDVKRSSTACGAGLEGRDVLNSMDIHGGSIWIDIAILLAWGVLYRFLFYFVLRFYSKNERK encoded by the exons atggCCAGGTTCAAGAAGGGTGCAGATAACAGGAACCTGGAGAACATCATGGACACAGACAAAGCTGCAAAGATTATTggaaagaataataataataataatgttgggGCAAAGCAGCGATCGCGAAAGCTGATCCCGGGGCAAGGCCTGGAGTTCAACAACCTGTCTTACAGTGTGATGAAGAAGCAGAAGAAGGATGGTGTGTGGATCAACAAGGAGGCTTATCTGCTTCACGATATCTCCGGGCAGGCCATCAGAGGTGAAGTTATGGCCATCATGGGGCCTAGTGGTGCCGGGAAGTCCACTTTTCTTGATGCCTTGGCTGGCCGGATTGCCCGTGGGAGTCTTGAAGGAACTGTCAGGATTAATGGCAAACCA GTCACAACAAGCTATATGAAGATGATATCTTCATATGTGATGCAAGATGACCAGCTTTTCGCCATGCTGACAGTCTTTGAGACCTTCATGTTTGCTGCAGAAGTGAGGCTCCCACCATCAATTCCCCGagatgagaagaagaagagagtgaACGAGCTCCTCGATCAACTAGGCCTAACG AGTTGTGCACATACTTACATCGGGGACGAAGGGAGGAGAGGTGTATCGGGTGGAGAGCGACGAAGGGTGTCCATAGGAATTGACATTATCCACAAACCTTCACTTCTGTTTCTTGATGAGCCAACTTCAGGCCTTGACTCCACCAGTGCTTACAGTGTTGTTGAAAAGGTTAAAGACATTGCTAAGAGTGGCAGTATAGTCCTGATGACCATTCACCAACCCTCTTTCAGAATCCAGGTTCTCCTTGATCAGATCACGGTTCTTGCTAg GGGAAGGCTGGTATATTCCGGGAGTCCAAATGATTTAAGCGGTTTCCTGAGTGGGTTTGGAAGGCCAGTTCCAGATGGGGAAAACGGATTGGAATATCTCCTAGATGTGATCAAAGAGTACGATGAATCAACCGTGGGGCTCGATCCTCTTGTCCAGTATCAATTCGACGGCGTTAAACCCAATCAATTCTCCATGAACACCGTCCCCAAAACACCCAAAACCATCAAAACCCCCCGCAATCACCCCAAGTCCCCCTGGATCAAACCCATGAGCTTCATAAGCAGCCAATTCTCCATCGGAAACTCCGCAGCAGATTACGGCCACGAAGAAGACGACGACGACGATGATTTCACCAACTCCCTGGAACGCAAAACCGCCCACACCCCAATGCAGAGCGGCGTGTACAACCCGCGCTTAGCTTCCCATTTCTACAAAGACTTCTCCGTTTGGGTCTACAATGGCGTCAAAGGCACCCCTCGTCGCCAACCCACATGGACTCCGGCGAGAACCCCCGGAGTTTCCGGTTACAGAACCCCCGGAATTTCCGGTGTCCGCCCCAATTTCAGCCCTGAACCGCCGTCATTCTCCTCCTATGCGCCTTCTTCGTTTGAAATTGAAGAAATCCTGGATGAGCCTGAAAACAGGGAGAAATTCGCCAATCCATGGATCCGAGAAGTTGCGGTTTTATGCTGGAGAACAACCCTAAATGTGATTAGAACCCCGGAACTTTTCCTCTCCAGGGAAATAGTGTTAACAGTAATGGCCCTAGTTCTCTCCTCTTTGTTCAAAAACCTCCACCATTTCAATTTCCTCACCATAAACCGCCTCCTAAACTTCTACATCTTCACCATCTGCCTCGTCTTCTTCTCCTCAAACGACGCCGTTCCGACTTTCATCCAAGAGCGCTTCATCTTCATCCGCGAAACCTCCCACAACTCCTACCGAGCCTCCTCTTACGTCATCTCCTCTCTCCTCGTCTACCTCCCCTTCTTCGCCATCCAAGGGTTCACATTCGCCGTCATCACCAAATTCATCCTCCACCTCAACAGCAGCCTCGTCAATTTCTGGCTAATCCTCTACGCTTCGCTCATCACCACCAACGCCTACGTCATGCTCGTCAGCTCCATGGTCCCCAGCTACATCACCGGCTACGCGATCGTCATAGCCACCACCGCGCTCTTCTTCCTCACCTGCGGGTTTTTCCTGAAGAGGACGCAGATCCCTTCCGTCTGGATCTGGCTCCATTACATCTCTGCGATTAAGTACCCGTTTGAGGCGCTGTTGATCAACGAATTTAGGGTTTCTAAGAGGTGTTACACTGGCGAAATCTCGGAGCTCTCGCCTGGGCCTTTGGGGGATGTGAAGAGAAGTTCTACGGCGTGTGGGGCGGGGTTGGAGGGGAGAGATGTTCTTAACTCCATGGATATCCATGGAGGTAGTATCTGGATTGATATTGCTATCTTGCTGGCCTGGGGAGTTCTTTATCGTTTCCTGTTCTATTTTGTTCTCAGATTCTACTCCAAGAATGAGAGGAAATGA